The following is a genomic window from Desulfomonilia bacterium.
AGATAACGGATGAGATGTATGCAAAGGCAGGGGCTGTCATGATTGGTTCTCATGAAGAGGTATTCGAAGTGGCCGACATGATTTATAAAGTCAAGGAGCCTCTTAAGGAGGAGTATAAGCTTTTTAAGAAAGGCCAGCTCCTTTTCACGTATCTTCATCTGGCGGCTGACAAGGAACAGGCTGTGGCTCTTATGGAAAAAGGGGTTACCGGTATCGCATTTGAAACCATCCAGCTTGAAAACGGGCATCTTCCCCTGCTTGAGCCTATGAGCGAAGTAGCCGGCAGACTGGCGGTGCAGGAAGGTGCGAAATATCTTGAGAAAACATTCGGAGGAAGAGGTATCCTGCTTGGCGGCATTCCGGGCGTCCCAAGGGGAAATGTGGTCATAATCGGAGGCGGTGTTGTCGGTGCCAATGCTACCAAGATTGCCATCGGAATGGGTGCAAGGGTTACATTGATGGACGTGCAGAAAAGCATTCTCCAGAAATATGATGATTTTTACGGAGTCTCGATCGACACCATATATTCGACTCCGGACAACATAGAGCGCTGTATCGAGGATGCCGACCTTGTAATCGGAGCTGTTCTCATTCCGGGCGCGTCGGCCCCCAAACTGATTACCGAAGAGCATGTCAAAAATATGAAAAAGGGCGCAGTCATCGTTGATGTTGCTGTTGATCAGGGTGGTTGCTGTGCATATACAAAGGCTACGTATCACGATGACCCGATATTTTATGTTGACGGAGTCGTCATGTACTGTGTGGCGAATATGCCTGGCGCCGTACCGGTCACTTCGACCTGGGGGCTTTCGCAGGCAACCCTTCCTTACGGATTGAAAATAGCAAGTCTCGGTATAAAGGAAGCTTCTAAAGATCCGGCAATACTCAAGGGGATTAATACATTTGATGGCAATCTGACACATCCTAAAGTGGCTGAAAGCCTGAATATCGATTACAAAAAGATCACCCCTGATTTGCTGTAGATATTTTTGAGAAAAGCGCTTTAATGGATCCGGGGTTCATCTCAGCCGGAGACGGACTCCGGGTTTCTTGTTTCTAAAGGAGGATAAATGGGGCTGCATATTTACATACATATTCCCTACTGTATCAGCAAATGCAGATATTGCGGATTTTCATCGATCGAAAATTCAAATCCGCCACAGGAAAGATATGTTGAGGCAGTTCTTGCAGAAGCTGAGATGTATGCAAACATCCTTTCTGCTGACGACAGTATATCCACTATATATTTCGGTGGAGGTACACCGACGCTTTTTAGTGCACTGTCAATCGGCAAAGTTATCGATGGGTTAAACAGTTTGTGGCAGATTGAAGCCGATTCCGAGGTATCGATTGAAGCGAATCCAGAGACGATTTCAAGAGATCATGCACTTCAGCTTAAAACTGCTGGTGTAAACCGGGTAAGTTTGGGTATTCAAAGTTTTTCAAACAGGCTGCTTGGGTTTCTTGGCAGGGTTCATGATTCGGATAAAGCCATTGATGCTTTCGGATCATTACGGGCAGCGGGCTTTGATAATATAAATATTGACATGATGTACTCCATACCGACCCAGAACCTGTCAGAACTCAAGTTTGATTTGGAGCGAATCACAGAGCTTGATCCGGAGCATGTCTCTGCATATATGTTCAGCCCCGATACCAGATGGGCCCAGACTGTTGGACCTCTTTCTGAGGATCAAATTGAGCGTTTTTTCTACACTGTATTGGAAAAACTGTCTGGCTGCGGATTTAACCAGTATGAAATCTCCAACTTTGCCAGAACCGGATGTGAATGCAGACATAACCTTGCATACTGGAGGTACAGTCCCTATATCGGACTCGGTGCGGCTGCGGTCTCCCGCCTGGACGGCATTCGCAGTACCAATGAAAGTGAACCTGAAAGATATATGTCTCTTGTGCTTGACAAAAAGAGGCCTGTCGTATCCGAAGACATACTTGATGATAATACCATGGATTTCGAGAAAAAGTTTCTTCTGCTCAGGACTGTTTACGGTATACCGGAAGAATTAATGCCAAAGAATATTCCGCCCGGCCTCTTTGAGATAAGAGATGGCAATGCGGTTCTTACCCCCAAAGGGATGCTACTTTCAGACGAGATATTTTCAATGCTTTAGGTCCGAACTATTTCAGATCATACCTGCTGATGGTTACCTTCCGTATGTTGTATGATTTGAGTGAATCATTTAGAAGAATCTCCATCTGATCAGGCCTGAACGATAAACCTTTATTCTGAAGATTTTCAAGAATAGCGGACCTTATTTCGAACATCCTCGCCAGTACATCAGGCTTCTTTTCGGGGGGGAAACTCAGACTGATATCGGCGATCAATATTTTTGATTCTTCCGTGTTTTTGTTTCTGCATACGACTATGAAAGGTTCAAGAGCGATTGTTCCGTTATTTTGTGCCGGGAGAACGGTAACGCTTTTTATGGTGAAGTTCTTCCCGGCTTTTTCCTTTTTCAGAGAATCGATAATATAATATGACATCAGTGCAGTTACAAAAAGGACGAGCAGAACTATTAAAGGTTTTAACCATTTAAGGTTGTCAGATTTATTATTCCCGCTGTCGGTCCCGGTCATTTTGGGGATTCACCAAGAAGCATTTCAATCTTCCTGCCGAGCATATCGGCGGTAAACGGTTTTATTATGAAATCCTGCGATTCAGGATCAAGAAGGCCTGTCATCTCATCGGCCTGTGTTTCT
Proteins encoded in this region:
- the ald gene encoding alanine dehydrogenase; its protein translation is MKVGVPKEIKRFENRVSMTPDGVRAFKAAGHDVYVEKGAGVGAQITDEMYAKAGAVMIGSHEEVFEVADMIYKVKEPLKEEYKLFKKGQLLFTYLHLAADKEQAVALMEKGVTGIAFETIQLENGHLPLLEPMSEVAGRLAVQEGAKYLEKTFGGRGILLGGIPGVPRGNVVIIGGGVVGANATKIAIGMGARVTLMDVQKSILQKYDDFYGVSIDTIYSTPDNIERCIEDADLVIGAVLIPGASAPKLITEEHVKNMKKGAVIVDVAVDQGGCCAYTKATYHDDPIFYVDGVVMYCVANMPGAVPVTSTWGLSQATLPYGLKIASLGIKEASKDPAILKGINTFDGNLTHPKVAESLNIDYKKITPDLL
- the hemW gene encoding radical SAM family heme chaperone HemW translates to MGLHIYIHIPYCISKCRYCGFSSIENSNPPQERYVEAVLAEAEMYANILSADDSISTIYFGGGTPTLFSALSIGKVIDGLNSLWQIEADSEVSIEANPETISRDHALQLKTAGVNRVSLGIQSFSNRLLGFLGRVHDSDKAIDAFGSLRAAGFDNINIDMMYSIPTQNLSELKFDLERITELDPEHVSAYMFSPDTRWAQTVGPLSEDQIERFFYTVLEKLSGCGFNQYEISNFARTGCECRHNLAYWRYSPYIGLGAAAVSRLDGIRSTNESEPERYMSLVLDKKRPVVSEDILDDNTMDFEKKFLLLRTVYGIPEELMPKNIPPGLFEIRDGNAVLTPKGMLLSDEIFSML